From Candidatus Eremiobacteraceae bacterium, one genomic window encodes:
- a CDS encoding iron ABC transporter permease yields the protein MASSRAVAVKLFALCAVVIACAVAGLAIGAVAFSPAAIFAALVHPSPSDLATIIVWDIRLPRVLIGACVGAGLGVAGAMLQMLFRNPLVDPYISGVSAGAALAAAIGFTIGVSFAAIPALAFGGGLACAFIVAMVGARDGTAGNLRLVLAGVAISALCAAAVTLILLRAGETGGLSVLGWLAGGIGGRGWTELLWVAGYLAVGFAGAALVVNELNALRLGAAAAGGLGLNVDGARWRVLSIASLITAACVAVSGVVGFVGLMVPHAMRRVVGGDARRLLPACAVAGAGAVMFADTLARTIAPPSEIPLGVLLAFAGVPFFLAVARRPVDV from the coding sequence ATGGCGTCTTCCCGCGCGGTCGCGGTGAAACTCTTCGCGCTGTGCGCGGTAGTGATCGCGTGCGCCGTTGCCGGCCTTGCGATTGGCGCAGTGGCGTTTTCTCCCGCCGCGATCTTCGCTGCGCTCGTCCATCCGTCGCCTTCGGATCTCGCGACGATCATCGTGTGGGATATCCGTTTGCCGCGCGTGCTTATCGGTGCGTGCGTCGGCGCCGGTCTCGGCGTGGCGGGCGCGATGCTGCAGATGCTCTTTCGCAATCCGCTCGTGGATCCGTACATCAGCGGCGTTTCCGCCGGTGCTGCGCTGGCGGCCGCCATCGGATTCACGATCGGCGTTTCGTTCGCCGCGATTCCCGCGCTTGCGTTCGGAGGCGGGCTCGCGTGCGCGTTCATCGTCGCGATGGTCGGCGCGCGCGACGGCACGGCGGGCAATCTTCGTCTCGTGCTGGCCGGCGTCGCGATTTCCGCGTTATGCGCGGCCGCGGTGACCTTGATCCTCTTGCGCGCCGGCGAAACCGGCGGTCTTTCGGTGCTGGGTTGGCTCGCCGGAGGGATAGGCGGACGCGGCTGGACAGAACTCTTGTGGGTTGCCGGCTACCTCGCCGTCGGTTTTGCCGGCGCGGCTCTTGTGGTGAACGAACTCAACGCGCTTCGGCTCGGCGCCGCGGCCGCGGGCGGACTCGGGCTCAACGTCGACGGCGCGCGCTGGCGCGTCTTGTCGATCGCATCGCTGATCACCGCCGCGTGCGTGGCGGTGAGCGGTGTGGTCGGATTCGTCGGACTCATGGTGCCGCACGCGATGCGGCGAGTGGTCGGCGGCGATGCGCGCCGCCTGCTTCCGGCCTGTGCAGTGGCCGGCGCGGGTGCAGTGATGTTCGCCGACACGCTTGCCCGGACGATCGCGCCGCCCAGCGAGATCCCGCTCGGCGTGCTGCTGGCCTTCGCTGGCGTGCCGTTTTTTCTCGCGGTCGCGCGCCGGCCGGTGGACGTATGA
- a CDS encoding energy transducer TonB, which translates to MRNFFRRAGELVACALYVVSLGGASPVATPSPAVNAQPPPRLALGSVAIGASVLDAVKIFGAPDVIRNIDLGHEWQWVEAGGLDREVLTDDDMTVRQVLVAVPASIEGESPPPVVQPPEFRALAVPVDDAAGAVAAAGGTSIVEPDPTIRAWSFPGGVLVAELESGAVGRLLALDDFMARVLGYLEPPPDMKSSVYRAPLLTRDYYTSYPMAALRAGIEGRAVVRVLIDPTGTPANVRIVVSSGNADIDAAALESARKSAFRPAHCDDTPCQAVYFDLQDYSIVR; encoded by the coding sequence TTGCGGAATTTCTTCCGGCGCGCCGGTGAGCTCGTCGCGTGTGCGCTTTATGTGGTATCTCTCGGCGGCGCCTCGCCCGTCGCTACGCCATCACCCGCCGTCAACGCGCAGCCTCCGCCGCGACTGGCACTCGGCAGCGTGGCTATCGGCGCGAGCGTACTCGATGCGGTAAAGATCTTCGGCGCACCCGACGTCATCCGAAACATCGATCTCGGTCACGAATGGCAGTGGGTCGAGGCTGGCGGCCTCGACCGCGAAGTGCTCACCGACGACGACATGACCGTTCGCCAAGTCTTGGTCGCGGTTCCGGCGTCGATCGAAGGCGAATCGCCGCCGCCGGTCGTTCAGCCGCCGGAGTTTCGCGCGCTCGCCGTTCCGGTGGACGACGCTGCGGGCGCGGTCGCGGCAGCGGGCGGCACGTCGATCGTTGAACCCGACCCCACCATTCGCGCGTGGTCGTTTCCGGGCGGCGTGCTGGTCGCAGAGTTGGAAAGCGGCGCCGTCGGGCGCTTGCTGGCACTGGACGATTTCATGGCGCGGGTACTTGGATACCTCGAACCGCCGCCCGATATGAAGTCATCGGTCTACCGCGCCCCGCTCTTGACGCGAGACTACTACACGTCGTATCCGATGGCCGCGCTTCGCGCCGGCATTGAAGGCAGGGCCGTCGTGCGCGTCTTGATCGATCCGACCGGCACGCCAGCGAACGTGCGCATCGTCGTCAGCTCCGGCAACGCCGACATCGATGCGGCCGCTCTGGAAAGCGCGCGGAAATCCGCGTTTCGTCCGGCGCACTGCGACGACACGCCGTGCCAAGCAGTCTACTTCGACTTGCAAGACTACTCGATCGTAAGGTAG
- a CDS encoding FAD binding domain-containing protein, giving the protein MPAASMQYFEPNFVNEALVVLERFGPRAKALAGGTRLGPSLRGDCGDVVALVNLKRIASLAAITSEHGRMRIGALVTAAELAHSPSIVAAAPLLSLAAASMGSRQLRALASIGGNICSGDAASDLTTALLACDAACVFAALNHGERRLALSDVLVPGGTICAPGELLVAVEVPRCDGLTAFEKMTTRRGFEMALVAVAVTITMEGARAVSVRIALAGAGPTCQRATNAERFATAESPDGYGREWGERVGAVAAERDAAPDSDERAGADYRRHLVAVLTARALRTALGRRA; this is encoded by the coding sequence ATGCCCGCTGCATCGATGCAATACTTCGAACCGAACTTCGTGAACGAAGCGTTGGTCGTGCTGGAGCGTTTCGGCCCTCGCGCGAAAGCGTTGGCGGGCGGCACGCGGCTTGGGCCTTCCCTGCGCGGCGATTGCGGCGATGTGGTCGCGCTTGTCAATCTCAAGCGCATCGCCTCGCTCGCCGCCATCACCAGTGAACACGGACGCATGCGGATCGGCGCTCTCGTCACGGCAGCCGAGCTTGCGCATTCGCCGTCGATAGTCGCGGCCGCGCCGCTGCTCTCTCTCGCAGCGGCAAGCATGGGCTCGAGACAACTGCGCGCGCTTGCCTCGATCGGCGGCAACATCTGTTCCGGCGACGCCGCGTCCGATCTCACCACGGCCCTCCTCGCGTGCGACGCGGCGTGCGTGTTCGCGGCGCTCAATCACGGCGAGCGGCGTCTGGCGCTGAGCGACGTCCTCGTGCCGGGCGGCACCATCTGCGCGCCCGGTGAGTTGTTGGTGGCGGTCGAAGTGCCGCGCTGCGACGGTCTCACCGCATTCGAAAAGATGACGACCAGGCGTGGATTCGAGATGGCGCTCGTCGCTGTCGCCGTCACGATCACCATGGAAGGCGCACGCGCCGTTTCAGTGCGGATCGCGCTTGCGGGGGCGGGACCCACGTGCCAGCGAGCGACCAATGCTGAACGGTTCGCGACCGCGGAGTCGCCGGACGGCTACGGTCGCGAATGGGGCGAGCGGGTCGGTGCTGTTGCGGCGGAACGCGACGCCGCGCCGGATAGCGATGAACGAGCCGGCGCGGACTATCGCCGGCATCTCGTCGCGGTGCTGACGGCGCGCGCGCTCCGCACGGCTCTGGGCAGGCGGGCTTGA
- a CDS encoding ABC transporter ATP-binding protein — MTAAVRAQGLRLDYGPRGVFDRVDIALYPGMLTAVVGPNGAGKSSLLRLLAGVQPPTAGTIERTARVMLIASDSAPPPDVTPRDLAGYGLALRRPWYRFAPGPEDESAINSGLDRAGLADRADDPIGSLSAGEVQRAWIAAALATTPAALLVDEPTSHLDLRYQIEVLRTLRDLADSGVAVAVAVHDLTLAARFADRAALFTDGTLIEGPPEQIFLPDALERAYGIAVTTHRHPVDGYLVCLPSDNYRSISK, encoded by the coding sequence ATGACGGCCGCGGTGCGCGCGCAGGGTTTGCGGCTCGACTACGGGCCGCGCGGCGTGTTCGATCGCGTCGACATCGCGCTCTACCCCGGGATGCTCACCGCGGTCGTCGGGCCCAACGGCGCGGGGAAATCCTCGCTCTTGCGGCTGCTGGCCGGCGTGCAGCCTCCCACCGCCGGCACGATCGAACGGACCGCGCGGGTCATGCTGATCGCGTCGGATTCGGCGCCGCCGCCGGACGTGACGCCGCGCGATCTCGCAGGATATGGCCTTGCCCTGCGGCGCCCATGGTATCGTTTCGCGCCCGGTCCGGAAGATGAGTCGGCGATAAATTCGGGCCTCGACCGCGCCGGTCTCGCCGACCGAGCCGACGACCCGATCGGCAGCCTTAGCGCGGGCGAAGTGCAGCGCGCATGGATCGCCGCTGCGCTTGCGACGACGCCCGCCGCGCTGCTCGTTGACGAACCGACGTCGCATCTCGACCTTCGATATCAGATCGAAGTGCTGCGGACGCTGCGCGATCTCGCCGACAGCGGCGTCGCGGTCGCGGTCGCGGTGCACGATCTCACACTCGCCGCTCGATTCGCGGACCGCGCCGCCCTATTCACGGACGGCACGCTGATCGAGGGGCCCCCCGAACAAATATTCCTTCCCGACGCGCTCGAGCGCGCATATGGAATCGCAGTCACCACCCACCGTCATCCCGTCGACGGGTACCTCGTGTGCTTGCCGTCGGACAACTATCGGAGTATTTCAAAATGA
- a CDS encoding (2Fe-2S)-binding protein translates to MQPVHLCVNGLETDVEVHPLETLLHTLRDRIGLNGTKEGCGTGYCGACTVLVDGDAVNACLLLAVDADRKEVVTIEGLAGDAGALHPVQAAFVENGGLQCGFCTPGMILSAASLLAATPDPSDDEIRAGISGNLCRCTGYQSIVASVHDAARRLRESGRSGERPGPRAHIRSRA, encoded by the coding sequence ATGCAACCGGTTCATTTGTGCGTCAACGGACTTGAGACGGACGTCGAAGTCCATCCTCTGGAGACGCTGCTTCACACCTTGCGAGATCGGATCGGATTGAACGGCACGAAGGAAGGTTGCGGCACCGGTTATTGTGGCGCGTGCACGGTGCTCGTCGACGGCGACGCGGTCAATGCGTGTCTCTTGCTCGCCGTCGACGCCGACCGCAAGGAGGTAGTCACGATCGAGGGTTTGGCCGGCGATGCCGGCGCGTTGCATCCGGTGCAGGCCGCATTTGTTGAAAACGGCGGCCTTCAGTGCGGCTTTTGCACGCCGGGCATGATCTTAAGCGCAGCTTCGCTCCTGGCCGCGACTCCCGATCCCTCGGATGACGAGATCCGCGCAGGGATCTCCGGCAATCTCTGCCGCTGCACGGGCTATCAATCGATCGTCGCGTCGGTGCACGATGCGGCGCGGCGGCTGCGCGAGAGCGGAAGATCGGGCGAACGGCCCGGTCCGCGCGCCCACATCCGGTCGCGAGCGTGA
- a CDS encoding xanthine dehydrogenase family protein molybdopterin-binding subunit → MSAGSIGTVRPRSDARAKVTGTAVYTADVIPDDPLAGVVLRSPHAFARILSVDTARAAAMPGVRAVVYSGNVPAKPLDFGIKDQHLFPIDFARYRGEPVAAVAADTETQARAAAKAIDIVYEVMDPVTNIEQALAPGAQLVHPAWKSYEHSGERILRENVCAVNRIRRGDVDAALANAAVVVTSRFTFSGGLPGYLEPRAAVAQAGPDGTLTVWCGSQAPYSNRTEMAEFFELAPAKVRFINQFVGGAFGGKILMAPEWFAAALALRCDRPVRMAWSRHEDNLNAAPRHGGTATFTSCADADGTLRAMRASFAFDTGAYIGYGGGSALIATMLASAPYRIPNLDLEATLVYTNKQVAGPVRAPGGPQANFAKELHLDEIARKLGIDPLEFRLKNAWREGDESPSGQRLTSVSVVDVLQKAADAIGWDKPRASGSGRGIGATWWFSSCGLSEARVEVLTDGRVRVISGNPEIGTGSAAQALPIIVADALGIDPLGVEVVLADTGDSAEDGGVHGSTSTFSAGQAAGAAAAEARARLLDRAESLLEARHDDLDVRDGCVYVVGAPDSKATFAQLAAHGDEPVIGRGTAPEMGDPEIDNDLVQAHGFAAWPAASFTATAAEVTVDKETGRVDVLHIATAQDVGFAFNPAGVTGQIEGGAVQGLGWALTEGLVYDGAVLRDPDFKHYLLPTAVDAPRITAMIVECPSVEGPRGMKGVGEPPVTTPAAAIGNAIRDACGAVPHDTPMTPERVWRALQK, encoded by the coding sequence GTGAGCGCAGGCAGCATCGGCACGGTGCGCCCTCGCAGCGACGCAAGGGCAAAGGTCACCGGTACCGCTGTGTACACGGCCGATGTCATTCCGGATGATCCGCTCGCCGGAGTCGTGCTTCGGTCTCCGCACGCATTCGCGCGCATACTCAGCGTGGACACCGCGCGCGCCGCCGCGATGCCGGGCGTTCGCGCCGTCGTCTATTCCGGCAACGTGCCGGCCAAACCACTGGATTTCGGCATCAAAGATCAACACCTATTTCCGATCGACTTCGCGCGTTACCGCGGCGAGCCGGTCGCGGCGGTGGCCGCCGACACCGAGACGCAAGCGCGCGCCGCGGCCAAGGCAATAGATATCGTGTACGAAGTGATGGATCCGGTGACGAACATCGAGCAAGCGCTTGCACCCGGCGCGCAACTCGTCCACCCGGCATGGAAATCGTACGAGCACAGCGGCGAGCGGATTCTGCGCGAGAATGTCTGCGCAGTCAATCGCATCCGGCGCGGCGATGTCGACGCGGCGCTCGCGAATGCCGCGGTCGTCGTGACATCGCGCTTCACTTTTTCAGGCGGCCTCCCGGGATATCTCGAGCCACGGGCTGCCGTCGCGCAAGCCGGCCCGGACGGCACGCTCACGGTATGGTGCGGATCGCAGGCGCCGTATTCCAACCGCACCGAAATGGCTGAATTTTTCGAGCTCGCGCCGGCGAAGGTCCGCTTCATCAACCAATTCGTCGGCGGCGCTTTCGGCGGAAAGATCCTGATGGCTCCGGAGTGGTTCGCGGCCGCGCTCGCGCTTCGTTGCGACCGTCCGGTGCGGATGGCGTGGTCGCGCCACGAAGATAATCTGAACGCGGCGCCGCGCCATGGGGGCACGGCCACGTTCACTTCATGCGCGGACGCCGACGGCACGCTGCGCGCGATGCGTGCGTCGTTCGCATTCGACACCGGCGCGTATATCGGGTACGGCGGCGGATCGGCGCTCATCGCGACCATGCTCGCCTCCGCACCGTATCGCATCCCCAACTTGGATCTTGAAGCCACGCTCGTCTACACCAACAAGCAGGTCGCAGGGCCCGTTCGCGCCCCGGGCGGTCCGCAGGCGAACTTCGCGAAGGAGCTGCATCTCGACGAGATCGCGCGCAAACTTGGAATCGATCCGCTCGAGTTTCGGCTCAAGAACGCGTGGCGGGAGGGCGACGAGAGCCCGTCTGGGCAGCGCCTCACGTCTGTCAGCGTCGTGGACGTGCTGCAAAAAGCAGCAGACGCGATCGGTTGGGACAAGCCGCGCGCGAGCGGAAGCGGTCGCGGCATCGGCGCGACGTGGTGGTTCTCCTCGTGTGGGCTCTCCGAAGCCCGCGTCGAGGTGCTCACCGACGGGCGCGTTCGCGTGATCTCCGGAAATCCGGAGATCGGCACCGGGTCGGCCGCTCAAGCGCTACCGATCATCGTCGCCGATGCGCTCGGAATCGATCCGCTCGGCGTCGAGGTCGTGCTCGCCGACACAGGCGATAGCGCCGAGGACGGCGGCGTTCACGGCAGCACGTCCACGTTTTCCGCGGGGCAGGCCGCCGGCGCCGCTGCGGCTGAAGCGCGTGCGCGGTTGCTGGATCGCGCGGAATCGCTTCTCGAAGCGCGCCACGATGATCTCGATGTCCGCGACGGCTGCGTGTACGTCGTCGGCGCACCGGACAGCAAAGCGACATTCGCGCAGCTCGCCGCGCACGGCGACGAGCCGGTCATCGGCCGCGGCACCGCGCCGGAAATGGGCGACCCCGAGATCGACAACGATCTCGTGCAAGCGCACGGTTTTGCCGCGTGGCCCGCGGCGTCATTCACAGCCACGGCTGCCGAAGTCACGGTCGATAAGGAGACTGGCCGCGTGGACGTGCTGCATATCGCGACAGCACAGGACGTGGGCTTTGCGTTCAATCCGGCGGGCGTCACCGGACAGATCGAAGGCGGTGCGGTGCAAGGCCTCGGCTGGGCGCTCACCGAGGGATTAGTCTACGATGGCGCCGTGCTACGCGATCCCGACTTCAAACACTATCTGTTGCCGACGGCCGTGGACGCGCCCCGAATCACCGCGATGATCGTCGAGTGCCCGTCTGTCGAAGGACCTCGGGGGATGAAAGGCGTCGGCGAGCCGCCGGTCACCACGCCCGCCGCTGCCATCGGCAATGCGATCCGCGACGCGTGCGGCGCCGTGCCGCACGACACGCCGATGACGCCCGAACGGGTTTGGCGCGCGCTGCAAAAATAG